A genomic stretch from Narcine bancroftii isolate sNarBan1 chromosome 9, sNarBan1.hap1, whole genome shotgun sequence includes:
- the LOC138742719 gene encoding ras-related protein Rap-2b: MREYKVVVLGSGGVGKSALTVQFVTGSFIEKYDPTIEDFYRKEIEVDSSPSVLEILDTAGTEQFASMRDLYIKNGQGFILVYSLVNQQSFQDIRPMRDQIIRVKRYERVPLLLVGNKVDLEGEREVTFGEGKALADEWNCPFLETSAKNKISVDDLFAEIVRQMNYVAQPNGDDHCCSSCVVL, translated from the coding sequence ATGAGAGAGTATAAAGTGGTGGTTCTGGGCAGCGGAGGAGTGGGCAAGTCCGCCTTGACCGTGCAGTTCGTGACGGGCTCTTTCATCGAGAAGTACGACCCGACCATCGAGGACTTCTACAGGAAGGAGATCGAGGTGGACTCGTCGCCCTCGGTGCTGGAGATCCTGGACACGGCCGGCACCGAGCAGTTCGCCTCCATGCGCGACCTGTACATCAAGAACGGCCAGGGCTTCATCCTGGTCTACAGCCTGGTCAACCAGCAGAGCTTCCAGGACATCCGACCCATGCGCGACCAGATCATCCGGGTGAAGCGCTACGAGAGGGTCCCCCTGCTCCTGGTGGGCAACAAGGTGGACCTGGAAGGCGAGAGGGAGGTGACTTTTGGCGAAGGCAAAGCCCTGGCCGATGAGTGGAACTGCCCGTTTCTGGAGACCTCGGCCAAGAATAAAATCTCAGTGGACGACTTGTTCGCGGAGATCGTCCGACAGATGAACTATGTCGCGCAGCCGAACGGAGACGATCATTGCTGCTCCTCGTGTGTGGTGCTGTGA